The genomic region ACACTCAGGCACATGGTGGGATACTTGGGGTGCCCTACATAtggacaggagttggacttgattctgatgggtctcttccaactcagcagattctatgaAATTAACACAATGGTGTCATGAAGTCTTCCTACCCACTCCATCTGAGCATTCCTAATAATTCAGTAAGTAGTGCTACAGATACTCCATTTTGATGGGGAATTTACAGATAATCTAAGAAAACCTATGTTATTCATCACACAAACAGTGTGTTACAAATACTATTATGTCACATTTTGATTCTGACTAGTATATGTTTGGATATAAACAACTACTTTGAAAGTTATTCACTTTCCACTGCTTACCATGGCATTAAATACATGCATAAATGTAACTTTGAATACAAAAGTTATCACAATGGTGAAAACTTAGTGTCAACAGCTAACGTACACCCACCAGCGTCAGCATGAATCTGGCCACATTTGTTACCAAAGCATTTATTTGAACAATTCTTTTAGAAAAGAGTcagtaaaaaacccacaattcTACCCATTAAAATTCCAGGGAAGAACCAGTTCATTcccttaaaattaaaaaaaaaaattaaatctttggtttcttttcttacagTGAGAATGAAAAATCCGCTTGTTTCAATTACTTATAACCACTTTTTAGTCAACTTCTTTTCCCATGCTTATGACTTCGTGTTGTACTGACACGACTGAAAGGCACAATTCTCCAAAGAACACACGGGGGGATGTGTCCTTTTTTCAGGGCAGGGTGTGGACCACTTCATTATCAGCGAACTAAGAGAAATCCACGGGAACGAATGCATTTAGATCAGTTTCCCGTGGACTTCTGCCTCTTGTCCCCCCCAGCCCATCTTGTTCCACGTCCAGCCtgcaaaaaaaagccaggacACTGGCTCCCTGCCTGGGCACCTGCTGCCAAGCAGAGCAGACCTCTCATAGTTCTGCATGAACACTGCTTGGCCCCGCTGCCAAAGGTGCGTACGCTTCGTGTCCTGGAGACGCCTGGATGCAGCCTGACCAACTGTTTCGGGAGAAAtacaagttaaaaaacaaaaaaacccccacctttttcatttttaaaagcacatttgATTAAAACTATGGTGTCACAGCATCCTTATTATGACAGAATCTCTTTTAAGTAATGCTTTCCAGGCAGTAAGTCCAGAAATAACTGACGATTACTTTAATTTCAGCGTGAAGTGCTTTGTCTTTTGACCCATTTAATATCCAAAACAACAGCATTGTGCTGGCACACTATCTAAACAAATACTGCAAGATTCAAAATTCTGAATGTGAACTAAAGCATATTTCTACCTTcctacctttttcttttttttcttttttggaccCTAGAAGtgagtgggaggaaaaaaaggacagtgaGTATCAGAGAAGAGGGTACTGAGTATTGaggagtaattaaaaaatacaactaTTCTGTAAAACTAGATGAGATTAACTATTCAAAGACTGTAATTACAGTAATTTCAATAGTGCAGAAAATCAGCCGTGAACGTGACTCCAGACTATCATAATTCATCAGACCAGATTATACTTATGGGTTTTGAAGTACACCTACTTATTcccactgtaaaaaaaataatacacaaCAAGTATGGAATCCAAGATAAcaattttgtaaaagaaaaaaaaaagctttctgatcAACTGATACCATGTACTACTCCAAATAACAGGAAATTACATCATGCTGTGACCACTAGTTTTGAATAAGAATTCTTGGGGAAACTTCAcatgagatgaaaaaaacataacTAGGAGACATCTCCAAATGATTTCTGcaaaaacttgaagaggggagacttAGGtaagatattaggaagaaattcttccctctgagggtggtaagacactggcacaggctgtccGGGGAAATTTtggcagccccctccctggaagtgttcaaggtcgGGTTGGATAcagccttgagcaacctggtctagtgggaggtgcccctgcccatgcaggggggttggaactggaaTATTCTAGACCCTTCCAACCCCATCCATTCTAcgattctgtgactctgtaaTTCTATGACTCTACAATTCTATATCTACAGTACAAAGCCAGACATCTAACAGTGAATCACTTACTTGGTTTACCAAACAATTACCTTTCCTCtgcaatcatagaatcatagaatcctaggggttggaagggacctcgaaagatcatctagtccaaccccccctgccagagcagggccccctagagtacatcacataggaacgtgtccaggcgggttttgaatgtctccagtgaaggagactccacaacccccctgggcagcctgttccagggctccgtcacccttacagtaaaaaaattttttctgatattcaacttgaacctcctatgctccaatttacacccattaccccttgtcctatcactggtcaccactgagtGCCAAGAAGCAATGTCTAACTATTGCCACGTGAATTTAAGTAACTTTGATCAAAGTAACTGTGATCAATCACCCAGAGGAGCACATCCCCTGTGGGGTGGAATaggagaagaaggggaggagaggctgcACAAGGGAATGCAGATACTTGTTAGGAGGGCtaaaactgaaaactgcttcAGTTACCTGCATGCTGGGTTTCTCAGGCTGCCATAGCAAGAAAGAAATGCCATAGCAGCGCAAGAAAAGAGGTCGGGGGATTGCAGAAAAGCGACCGTGCCCTTCAGGTGATTTTTCAAAGCCTTCAATCTTTTTATCCAGACACTTCAGCAGCCCACGAGAAATACCTCAGCCCAACCCCTACCCCCCTCACCACCGTCTCAAGGCCCCGTTGCCgctgctctgccttccccctTTACCTGAAGCAGCTCTAAGCCCTGCGGCTACACCGGCACCACCGAACCCCCCGGGCCCACACACAGCCGGGCCGAGACCGCTGCCGCCCACCCGCTGCAGCTTCGCGGCCATCCCCAGCACACCGCACCCTCACAGCCGGCTCCGCCAGCTCCGTCACCGGGACCGGGCAGCACCAGCCCGGAAAAAACCCGCCGTGAAGGGGAAAAGCCCAGAACCCCCGGGCAGCTCTGAGCCCCCTCTCACCATGGCGCCGCCGCGTTGCTAGGCAACCACCCCTACCCACCTGATATCCGCCCCACCCGCCCGGCTGAAGGGCGGTGCCGCCTTTTACGCCTTTGCCGCAAAGCGGTGGCGGCGCGATTTCCGGCAGAGCGGGGCGGTGAGACTGTGACCTTTCCCTTCTGCCCCCGTCGCGCAGGGCCCGGGGGGTTCGGGAGGTTCCGGGGGTCCGAGAGGTGCGGGACCTGTATGAGCCAGGGCCGGAGGCACAGCTcggggcagggcagagcagggggaaggGGCCCGGAGAGCTTTGGGGAGGTGGCTGCCCGAGGGGACGGCCCCCGAGTCCCACCGGACCTCCGGTGCAGCAGAGATAGATTCGGTTCCGGTtgcttttatttacaaaaataacaagtcCTTTTGCTTCGTTACTAAGGCATTCATcggtttggtgtggttttttggtttggtttttttttttggcttttttctttgcattacGTTTTGCCGAGAGGCACCGCCCTCAGCCCGTGATGCGCTTAAAGGGTTTTAAAAGAGCGAGACTAAGGATTGTTAAAGATGCGGGAAATgctccttttatttctgtgttttatatttacagctctgtgcacacacagataATGTGTATCGAGCTTAATGTCCCCGCAATGGAGCAGGGAACCGTGGGAGCAggtcagggagctgctggtgaaGAGTCTGGAGATCCATCAGGgccagagcagctggaaggtTCAGGGAGGTGTTTAAGCTGAGGAGAGATGgtaaggagggaggaggaaggaaaactgaGCAATGAGAagttaaaagcagagaaaaagagtaGAACGAGAAAGTAACAGAAAGAGAACAAGCAGGGCTTGGTGAGAAAGCACAGAGTTCctgaggaggatgagggtggGACTGAGTGACTCCCCTGGAAGGCTAATGTCAAACTGGTTATTCTTCaggtgtattaaaaaaaaaaaaaaaaaaatgagacaagaATAAAGCGTTCACTGAAATGTGAGAATGGCCAATTCTTTAAGAGGTGAAGTGATGAATCTGTACAAAAATGTAAGTGTTCAATGCCACGGGCACTTAATCAGACAAAATCCTTTTACTGTGCACTTtgatcttaaaaaaacatatactttttttttcccttcaagctGCTGTACCTTGGAAGGGAGTATCCCAAAGGAGCAGACTACTTTAGAAGCCGtttgaaagcagcttttctaaaaaacaaaGATGTGAAAGATCCTGAAAAAATTAAGGAACTAATTGCCCGGGGAGAATTTGTTATAAAAGAGTTGGAGGCTTTGTACTTTCTCAGAAAATACAGAGCTATGAAACAGCGCTACTACAGTGACGACGATCATTAGCTGGCTTTAATGACTTGGCATGTAATGGTACAAAtccctaaaaataaacaataaaagaGCTATAACCtcagaagaaatgaaatgtaaatCCTTCCAGccaatttaaaatacagattagAACTTTGCTTCCCCGCAAGTAGTCACTTGAAGGATCTGGGGTTTGTATTGCTTGGGTAACAGGTTTTTCTCCACTGCTTTTTGACCTCCTTGAACTAAAGCTTCATCAGTGACACAGGATTTTGTAGGAAATGGTGACAGTATGATTGTGTTCTGTTCCACTTGGGTATACGTGTTGAACAGATTGCTCTCCTTACCTGACTGCTGTCTCTGAATGCCAGTtcagggtgctgggctgctctggtAAACTAGAAGATTAATCTGATATTGAAAGCCTTCCACATTCAGTGATTAATTTCCACCCTCAATAAGCACCTTCTCAAAAGCAAATTGTTAGATTTTAACAAAATAGTGGTTTAAACACTTAGACCCTGAGGATAGGGCCTGCTACTACTGATTCCTGATCTTGGGCAAGTGCTGTAGCAGGAATATAGGGAAGTTTGACTGTGGATGTTTGCTCCATGGCCAGCTCTGTAGACCTTGGCTCAACAGAGCTGTGCCAGAACTGATGCTCTCTGACTGCAAGGGGGGGTTGGTGTTTCTGGCACCCCACCCTCCCACTGGAGGCAGAACAGAAATCATCTTTGAAATATAGGCAAGTAATCACTGCAGCAGAAGTGTTGGCAAGAGTAAGGCTTCATACACATGAATTCcagaaaaattatatatatatatatatatatatatataaataaaggtGGCAAATTCCACAGCATTCTACCTTATAATGTTCGTACTTCTAGCAGCAGACTGATGAGAAAAACAGCCTGAGAGAAAAACtgttgcatttaaaatatgttctgaaCGAATACCTtgatatataaaaatttaacCTACCCTTCTCAACGGGGAAAAGATGATCCAGACACAGTAACAAAGGGACAAAACCTTTGTTTATAGAACAGTAGCAGTTTCAtgtctccccccaccccacaggaCACAATCCCTACTAAAGAATGTCTCCTGTAGCTTCTGCGGGGCATTTGATACAAGGAAACAAAAGTGCACCCGGGAATGAGCACAGAATTAAGTGTTCTAAACTTGTAGCCTAATTTGCATCAACTCTGCCTTGGGACTAATGAAAAAAGCGTCTCCGGGGTGTAAGTGAAGACGGGCCaggcccagcagcacccacccctgaaggaggaaggagcagaacCTCATCTCTCCAGAGTGCAGAATGtgagagcagcacagcccagaggaGCTGGTTCGGTGCAGTGAGTCCAGGCAGAGCGGCACCGCCTCTTCAGAGGAAGGGAACACCCGTGGGAGGAGGCAACAGCTTTGTGGCAGGcaatggaaaggagaagaaacaaacagaacaacTCGGTGCAGTTCATGGGATGCTCTCTTACAGAGAAGAGGGACTGAAGTTCTcggagagaaaaaagcaaactggGACAGAAACTCACAATaactattttttattacattacaATAAATAGGAGCAGTACAGTTcgacagaaaaaaatgacaaattccAGATCACCTCACAGCACATACTcctaaaaacattaaaaattttaaaacaaacagtggtctttttttttttttttcctttttttttttttttaacttagttTCCGGTATGACCAACATTCCTAGGTCATACAACCAAACGATGGAAAAACTGGATCACACTGCATATGTTCCACATCAAATAAAGCACAATGTACAAAATGTGCATGTTTCAGTTTACACTATacaaaaatagttaaaatacaTTCCAGGTAAACATATTACATTAAGAAGTCATTCTAGTAAGAAGTTGGCActcaagaggaaaaagcagaagtctTCTCAACATGAAAACACAAGACAGTGGAATAAAGAAATGTTAGGAAAGATTTACCATCTATGTAGCTTTATGTAAACTTTAGACAAAATGATTTCTTTACAGTCTGATGGTCTTTGAAAGTAGTAACTGTATTGCTTCATAGTACAGATGAGCAGAAGATTGTGTCAGCATCTACCCATTGCAGAGATTCTGTTACTATAACAAAATCTAAACAGTCCAACTTTTTTCTGAGTTAGCAAAAAATTTAGGGCAATGAGATTGgttaaaagaattaaatttttgttttcagaaaaccaACAATAAAGTTGTTTACCAGAGTTACATAAAGCTACTGTAAGAAGGTGCTACTCCCTTGCAATTTAATGTACTAATATGGCTGTGATTCACATGTTCATTTAGTAGTTGCTATCAGAACAGATAGCATCCAGGTATGTTCTTTGAAAGCATTTCATAAAGGGAAAAGACAGAATAATTATGAGATCAATTTGTGCAAGCTGCAATCCAACATGCTTCACCAAATCTGAACAAATATTAAGACAAAACTGCACAACAGT from Heliangelus exortis chromosome 1, bHelExo1.hap1, whole genome shotgun sequence harbors:
- the ETFRF1 gene encoding electron transfer flavoprotein regulatory factor 1, with the translated sequence MANSLRGEVMNLYKNLLYLGREYPKGADYFRSRLKAAFLKNKDVKDPEKIKELIARGEFVIKELEALYFLRKYRAMKQRYYSDDDH